From the genome of Lutzomyia longipalpis isolate SR_M1_2022 chromosome 2, ASM2433408v1, one region includes:
- the LOC129791322 gene encoding leucine-rich repeat-containing protein 24 translates to MRKMPESVTGRKAPISRHWVLVVVSMLMVLSSPGVHGEVDWGQTCGTCSCKWVSGKKTADCRNASLSSVPTELSSELQVLDLSQNNIPEIRREEFSDANLQNVHKLFMRNCTLQDVHRDALKGLLILIELDLSNNLIRTLPVGVFGGLIKLRTVILNNNQIEVLEDRLFENLKFLYRIELKNNHLRTIGLNTFVDVPVLLQIYLDSNKLSILKKESFEGLEKLASLSILQNPWNCSCELQHFRDFIISRNLYTNPTTCHDPPHLRGKAWSDVPSENFACRPRIVMPRAGASLDAGGDNVTLTCRIKGSPKPDISWIFNKKPLNSYDTRIHVRNSLEPSRRDGLDSYTSDLTIVGVRTSDKGTYTCVAANRGGKDEANIVLAVPANSFGGSGSASGQFPKLLLVVCLITIGFLLLLLIVVFLFCCYCRRVKKYNKNGSISENGLVVSKIDKSQNESMLEGGSVIMEMQKSLLTEVNPVEKPPRRSDVESNGAIDTDDGHEVKKTLLDETAFGSHDDETQSVALSDTTPRSRQTFVDDGYGTNLPPDLLAFPAHFSQSPSLQTSVTNMQDHRLYGKSPLSSPVYQPTNPSAGVYATGFRTLQHPAKGAAKVANHRAQSPFTPAPLLYQPVVMKQGYVTIPRKPRTPSWSAASTPTTATTAEFPATTPADEYTEPVYDNLGLRTTAAGNSVLNLNKLGTGKGAQKYTMKDRPLPATPSATLGQYEPLGPAPEADTPYGAKTKPTKIPPRPPPKPPKKKLSVTSVGSTSQLFEDEGEDGTEV, encoded by the exons ATGCGAAAGATGCCCGAGAGCGTCACCGGCCGGAAGGCGCCAATATCTCGCCATTGGGTACTCGTTGTCGTGTCCATGCTGATGGTGCTGAGCAGCCCTGGGGTGCACGGTGAGGTGGACTGGGGTCAAACGTGTGGCACATGCAGCTGCAAATGGGTATCGGGCAAGAAGACAGCCGACTGCCGGAATGCATCACTGAGTAGTGTGCCAACGGAGTTGAGTAGTGAGCTTCAGGTGTTGGATTTGTCCCAGAATAACATCCCGGAGATTCGACGGGAGGAATTTAGTGATGCCAATCTGCAGAATGTGCATAAGCTCTTTATGCGCAACTGTACGCTGCAGGATGTACACAGGGACGCCCTCAAGGGGCTACTAATACTCATTGAGTTGGATTTGTCCAACAATCTCATACGCACCCTACCTGTGGGTGTCTTCGGTGGCCTCATTAAATTGCGCACAGTTATTCTCAATAATAACCAAATTGAGGTGCTCGAAGATAgattatttgaaaatcttaaattccTCTATCGAATTGAACTGAAGAACAATCATTTGAGAACAATAGGGCTCAATACCTTTGTCGATGTGCCCGTCCTCCTGCAAATCTACCTGGACTCCAATAAGCTCAGCATACTGAAGAAGGAGTCCTTTGAAGGCTTGGAAAAGCTCGCCAGCTTGTCGATCCTGCAGAATCCGTGGAATTGCTCGTGTGAACTGCAGCATTTTCGGGATTTCATCATAAGTCGAAATCTCTATACAAACCCCACAACGTGCCATGATCCGCCACATTTGCGCGGGAAGGCATGGTCAGATGTACCATCGGAGAATTTTGCCTGTCGCCCAAGGATCGTAATGCCACGAGCGGGAGCATCCCTCGATGCAGGTGGGGACAATGTAACACTAACGTGTAGGATAAAGGGATCACCGAAGCCTGATATTTCGTGGATCTTCAATAAGAAACCCCTCAATAGCTACGACACCCGGATACATGTCCGGAATTCGCTGGAACCAAGCCGACGCGACGGCCTGGACAGTTACACGTCAGACTTGACAATTGTGGGTGTTCGAACGAGTGATAAAGGAACGTACACGTGTGTGGCTGCTAATCGCGGTGGTAAGGATGAAGCGAACATCGTCCTTGCCGTTCCAGCAAATTCCTTTGGTGGCTCTGGCTCAGCGTCAGGGCAATTCCCAAAACTCCTTCTTGTTGTCTGCCTTATTACCATCGGTTTCCTCCTACTTCTGCTCATTGTGGTGTTCCTCTTTTGTTGCTACTGTCGTCGCGTGAAGAAGTACAACAAAAATGGGTCCATCAGTGAAAATGGCCTAGTTGTGTcgaaaattgataaatcccAAAATGAATCAATGCTCGAGGGTGGATCAGTGATTATGGAGATGCAGAAGAGTCTCCTGACTGAGGTGAATCCCGTGGAGAAGCCACCACGGCGATCGGACGTGGAGTCAAATGGTGCAATTGATACGGACGACGGGCATGAAGTCAAGAAGACTCTCCTCGATGAGACGGCTTTTG GCAGTCATGACGATGAAACACAATCTGTTGCACTGTCCGACACAACGCCACGCTCTCGGCAAACTTTTGTAGATGATGGCTACGGTACGAATTTGCCACCGGACCTGCTGGCCTTCCCGGCACATTTCTCGCAGTCGCCGTCATTGCAGACGTCCGTGACCAATATGCAGGACCATCGGCTGTATGGTAAGTCACCGCTGTCGAGTCCGGTGTACCAGCCGACGAACCCAAGTGCCGGCGTCTACGCCACTGGCTTCCGTACGTTGCAGCATCCGGCAAAGGGTGCCGCCAAGGTGGCCAATCACCGTGCCCAATCACCCTTTACGCCGGCACCACTGCTGTACCAGCCTGTGGTCATGAAGCAAGGCTACGTGACCATCCCACGGAAACCCCGAACGCCAAGTTGGAGTGCAGCCTCGACGCCTACAACAGCCACAACGGCGGAATTTCCCGCCACAACACCGGCAGACGAGTACACAGAGCCTGTGTACGACAACCTAGGACTACGAACAACAGCAGCGGGCAATTCGGTGCTCAATCTCAATAAATTGGGTACTGGAAAAGGAGCTCAGAAGTACACAATGAAGGACAGGCCATTGCCGGCAACACCCTCTGCCACGTTGGGACAGTACGAACCCCTAGGACCCGCCCCTGAGGCTGACACCCCCTATGGCGCCAAGACAAAACCCACGAAGATTCCACCCAGGCCCCCACCAAAACCGCCCAAGAAGAAGCTCTCCGTAACCAGCGTCGGTAGCACCAGCCAGTTGTTCGAGGACGAAGGTGAGGATGGAACGGAAGTTTAG